A single region of the Deefgea piscis genome encodes:
- a CDS encoding beta-ketoacyl-[acyl-carrier-protein] synthase family protein yields MSTYLNSLGLISPLGIGHADTMAALLAGQHGLTPAPSTLIDRPTFIGAVSAQLPKLPPQWAQFHSRNNQLLYAASQQIDAEIRAAISRFGAARVAIILGSSTSGVAESEAAIAALARGESAPAGYSYLRQEMADPARFLAELYQIQGPAYVISTACSSSGRAFIAARRLLNMNLVDVVICGGVDSLCQLTLNGFAALESISAAQCRPFHAKRDGINIGEAAALMLMSRERGPVQLLGCGASSDAHHISAPHPAGHGAVAAMRAALNDAALPAKQIDYLNLHGTATPLNDAMESVAVRDVFAGYLPPSSSTKSLTGHTLGAAAAIEAAFCWLLLQPSLNPLQQLPAPLNDNDFDGEFDPALPPLNWVQAGQSYALHTAMSNSFAFGGNNVSLILQRVPI; encoded by the coding sequence ATGAGCACGTATTTAAATAGCCTTGGGCTGATATCCCCCCTCGGTATTGGCCACGCCGATACAATGGCCGCACTGCTTGCCGGTCAGCATGGTTTGACGCCAGCGCCAAGTACGCTGATTGATCGCCCGACTTTTATTGGCGCGGTGTCGGCGCAATTACCCAAGCTGCCGCCGCAATGGGCGCAGTTTCACAGTCGCAACAATCAACTGCTGTATGCCGCCAGCCAGCAAATTGACGCCGAAATTCGCGCCGCCATTAGCCGCTTTGGCGCGGCGCGTGTGGCGATTATTTTAGGCAGCAGCACCTCGGGCGTAGCCGAAAGCGAAGCGGCCATCGCCGCGCTAGCGCGTGGTGAATCAGCACCAGCGGGCTACAGTTATTTGCGCCAAGAAATGGCCGATCCGGCGCGGTTTTTGGCCGAGCTGTATCAAATACAAGGCCCAGCGTATGTGATTTCTACCGCGTGCTCCAGCAGTGGCCGAGCCTTTATCGCCGCGCGCCGACTGCTTAACATGAATCTGGTCGATGTGGTGATTTGCGGTGGCGTAGATAGCTTGTGCCAGCTCACGCTCAATGGTTTTGCGGCATTAGAGTCGATCAGTGCAGCGCAATGCAGGCCGTTTCATGCTAAGCGCGATGGCATCAATATCGGCGAAGCGGCTGCGCTAATGCTGATGAGCCGAGAGCGCGGCCCTGTGCAACTACTCGGTTGCGGCGCCAGCAGCGACGCGCATCATATTTCAGCGCCCCATCCAGCAGGACATGGCGCAGTCGCCGCCATGCGCGCCGCGCTCAACGATGCGGCATTACCCGCGAAGCAAATCGATTACCTGAACCTACATGGCACAGCAACGCCATTAAATGATGCCATGGAAAGCGTAGCGGTGCGGGATGTATTTGCTGGGTATTTACCGCCAAGCAGCAGTACCAAATCGCTAACAGGACATACCCTTGGCGCGGCCGCAGCCATTGAAGCGGCGTTTTGCTGGCTGCTGTTGCAGCCTTCACTCAACCCTTTGCAGCAACTTCCTGCGCCCCTTAACGATAACGATTTCGATGGTGAGTTTGACCCAGCCTTGCCCCCATTGAACTGGGTTCAAGCGGGACAAAGCTATGCGCTGCACACGGCGATGAGTAATTCCTTTGCCTTTGGCGGCAATAATGTCAGCCTGATCTTGCAGCGAGTTCCTATATGA
- a CDS encoding ApeP family dehydratase — MTHPHYLPHEVLPHAAPMILLDRIIQFDAHRLTAALTVPADSLFNDPELGGAVPAYVAIEYMAQAIAALDGCHARRSGQAPKIGFLLGTRHFASNVPSFKPGTQLTICVNEVIKGDNGMAVFAASVNGVTTDGQVITVNARINGFQPENPSDFLSN; from the coding sequence ATGACCCACCCACACTACTTACCGCATGAGGTCTTGCCCCATGCTGCACCAATGATTTTGCTCGATCGCATTATTCAATTTGATGCACACCGCCTAACAGCAGCACTGACGGTGCCAGCCGATAGCTTATTTAATGATCCGGAGCTGGGCGGTGCTGTGCCGGCGTATGTGGCGATTGAATACATGGCCCAAGCGATTGCCGCCCTTGATGGCTGCCATGCGCGGCGCAGCGGCCAAGCGCCCAAAATTGGTTTTTTACTCGGCACTCGGCACTTTGCAAGCAATGTGCCGAGCTTTAAACCGGGCACGCAGCTCACGATTTGCGTTAACGAAGTCATCAAGGGCGATAATGGCATGGCGGTGTTTGCCGCCAGCGTGAACGGCGTAACAACCGACGGGCAAGTCATTACAGTGAACGCGCGGATTAATGGCTTTCAACCCGAAAACCCAAGCGACTTTTTAAGTAATTAA
- the fabG gene encoding 3-oxoacyl-ACP reductase FabG, with protein sequence MHTILITGASGGLGRAMALKLASDGFDLILHYHRNQSSVLALQQQIVALGRQARLICFDVTDRAQTRTAIEADVAAHGAPYGVIINAGITRDTAFPAMSDDDWDLVLSTNLDGFYNVLHPLSMPMVRRRQPGRIVAIASVSGLIGNRGQVNYSAAKAGLIGACKALALELASRKITVNCVAPGLIDTEMIQDLPALEDIKKMIPMARMGRSEEVAAAVSYLMSEGAAYTTRQVIAVNGGLC encoded by the coding sequence ATGCATACGATTTTAATTACCGGCGCCAGCGGTGGCCTTGGCCGCGCCATGGCGCTCAAATTGGCCAGCGATGGTTTTGATTTGATTTTGCATTACCACCGCAATCAAAGCAGCGTGCTTGCGCTGCAACAACAGATTGTCGCGCTAGGCCGTCAGGCCCGATTGATCTGCTTTGATGTGACCGATCGCGCGCAAACCCGCACGGCAATTGAAGCCGATGTGGCCGCACATGGCGCGCCATACGGCGTGATTATCAACGCGGGCATTACGCGGGATACGGCGTTTCCGGCGATGAGCGACGACGATTGGGATCTGGTGCTTAGCACCAATTTGGATGGCTTTTATAATGTGCTGCATCCCCTATCTATGCCCATGGTGCGCCGGCGTCAACCCGGGCGTATCGTGGCGATTGCTTCGGTGTCGGGCTTGATTGGCAATCGAGGACAAGTCAATTACAGCGCGGCCAAAGCAGGCTTAATCGGCGCGTGTAAGGCGCTGGCACTCGAATTGGCCAGCCGAAAAATTACCGTCAATTGTGTGGCGCCGGGGCTGATCGACACCGAGATGATTCAAGACTTACCGGCGCTAGAAGACATAAAAAAAATGATCCCAATGGCCAGAATGGGCCGGTCCGAAGAAGTTGCCGCTGCGGTGAGCTATCTAATGAGCGAGGGCGCCGCGTATACCACGCGGCAAGTGATTGCAGTGAATGGCGGATTATGTTGA